The following nucleotide sequence is from Cicer arietinum cultivar CDC Frontier isolate Library 1 chromosome 2, Cicar.CDCFrontier_v2.0, whole genome shotgun sequence.
ATTCCTCATATTTGCAATTTCCTTAGGTTTGCTGTCCTTAAGAAAGATCATTCTTTCATGGCAGTTGGTGGTCCATGGGAACCTGCTGATGGGGGTGATCCATCTAATGAAGATAACTCTTTGATCAGAACTGCCCTTAGGTATATATACCTATGACAGGATGAGATGATTGTTGGTGTAAAAAGTTATGCTTTCCACTATTGAGTAATGGACATTTTCCCTATTTTTACAGATACACGAAGGATATTATTCAGCTTGATTTGCAGAAGTGTCAACACTGGAACCGTTTTCTTGAGGTAGCAGTTTATTTTTTTGACTATTTATTGGTATGAACTGGAAGGCAcctatttatgtttaaataccTATTAGGAACCTGTCAACACCTATTGTCTTAAGTTTTCGCTTTTGCCGTGGGCATGCTGCTTCGACACTGCATGAAAAAGTCACATTTACTGTTGTAGTTTTTATATCTTCATGTTGTCATTAATGatcttttttacatttattgGTTTAATATTCTTTGGAGCATCTATTGCCTCTTtgttttttagtaatatttccTTCATCTGAGATTATGTTATTTCTTTTGGTTACTTATACAATATCTCATTTAACAAAAAAAGTTAGTTACCAAAGCTGTTATGTCTTCCAGATACATTATGATCGAATTGGCAAAGATGGTTTCTTTAGCCACAAGGAAATCACTGTACTTTATGTTCCCGATTTGTCTGATTGCCTCCCTTCATTAGATGAATGGCGTCATCAGTGGCTTGctcacaagaaagctgtggccgAAAGAGAACATCAAATTGCTTTAAAGAAAGAGGTATGGTTTCATTAGTTTAGGTTGTTACGTATACATGATTTTTTGGATGGATTGGATTGCAAAACACATTGTGTATTCCATATTTTCTCTACTATTATCTTATAATAATGTTGTTTTCATAATATTTCAGAAATCAAGAGCTATCAAGGAATCAAATGGTCAGTAGATATCCTTCATCTTCGTCCTTTACAAAACATAGTATCATTTCCGTATCCCAATTATGTGTAGTTGTATCTTTCTTTCAAACCCATTGCTTCATAGCCCTTCACTCCTTTGGTACCATTTTCTTCTCACTccaattatttttatctctagttgtgattatttttctttttcaataatttaaacaaatcaGATAAGAAGAAGGATTCTGCTGCATCTggaaaatcaaatgtcaagaaaaagGAGAAAGACAGTAATACTGTtaaggaagaaaatgaaaaaaaagcaGGAGTGAGTAACAATACAATTGCTAAAAAGGATGCCTCAGACCTAAGTGTAGGCAAGAGTGCAGAAAAAAAGACTGGGGAAACTACCCCTGGACAAACCAAAGGCAGTGTGAAGTCTGTGAAGAAGAAAGTTATAAAGAAGGTTGTGAAACAAAAAGTCGTCAATAAGACAAATGATACTGCCAAGAAACAATCTGACAAACCAGGTGAGAAGGATGTTGCAGATAAAGTGGCAGCATCAGATGTTGCTGCTGAGGAGGTCAAGTCTTCTGTGGATCCTACTGGAACTCAAACCTCTGGAAAAGACTTGGTTTCGGAGCATGTTCCTGCTGGGAAAACTGATGGAGCTGAGGGAAATGCTAAGGAAATTAACAGTTTTGAAGATAAACCTCTGGACAAGCCAGATCCAGCAGTTAATACAACAACCAACGATGCTACCGTGAAagtaataaaaaagaagaaaattatcaAGCGGGTACCAAAAAAGAAGGTTGTTGGCGAGGCATCTAAATCTGTGGTTTCTGAACCTAAAAATGAAGTGGGTGTTGTAACACCTCAGGCACAGGATGGTACAAACAGCACTGGCAAGCCGATTGCTGACGCAGACACCATAGTTACTGAGGGTAAGAAACCTGCTAAGGTTGTACCTAAGAGAAAGTTAAAAACACCCATGTCTGGGGAGAAAGATGATCCAATTGATTCCAATAAAAGAGATGTGAAGTCTGATAAAACGGAAGAAGACAATGCTGAGGCAGCTCATGCAAAGGATGGCACACAGAGCTCTGGCAAGAAGTCTACTGGTGCAGATACAAAAATAGTGTCAGTGGCAAAGAAAACTGTGAAGTTAGTTCCTAAGAAAAAGTTGAAGGTGCCTACCTCTGAGAAGCAAGAAGGTGCAGGTGATTccaataaaaatgaaatgaagtCCGACCAGGATGACAAAAAGGATGATAAAGGAAATGGGGAAAAGAGTGGATCCAAGATAGTCAAACAAAAAGCCTCTGAGAAAGACACTCAAGCTGTCAAGGGGAAACTGAAAGTTGGGGATAAATCAAAAGATCAGAAAGTAACAAGAGAGAAAGATGGAAAAGTTGATCCCAAAGGCAAATCTAGTAAAGAAGTGAAAGAGAAGAGGAAACCTGATGAACCTCCTCGGCACCCTGGATTTGTTATTCAAACAAAAGGGACAAAGGATTCTAAAGTATGGTATCTTTAGCTTGACTTAAGAAACATTTACATTACTATCTTGTGCACTTTATATCTAATGTCGATTCTTGTACAGATACGGTCATTATCACTGTCTCTGGATTCATTGTTGGATTATACTGAAAAAGATGTTGAAGAATCAACACTTGAGGTCTGTTtacatgtttttatttatttgtcaatGCAACATTTTTCTCCATTATTTGTCTATGGGATTGTTGCTGATTCTGAACGGACATTCTCCTTTTCTGGTTTGTTATTTTTGcagctttcattgtttgctgaATCATTTTATGAAATGCTTCAGTTTCAAATGGGTTCTAGAATTTTGACATTTCTTCAGGTTGGTTACATTTGTTTTTGTTAACTTATGGTTGACTTGATTCTCTAAAGATGGTTAACTAGTTTGGCTTACCAATTTTTCTTCAGAAACTACGCACAAAATTTGTAATGAAAAGAGCCCAGCGAAAGAGGCAGCGAGAAGAGGGGCCTGACAAAGATAATGCAAACAAGTCACCCATAAAACGTCAAAAGGGTGATGATTCTTCTGTGAAGAGCGAGCCAAATTTGGACACATCAAATCCAACCCAAGCAGATAATGAGAAAACTGTTGCTGAGAATGACAACTCTAGTAATAAGGAGGAGGATGTGAAGATGGAAAATGCATCAGATATGGAAGAAGATCCGGAAGAGGACCCAGAAGAATATGAGGAAATGGAAAATTGTAGTCCCCAACATGACTCATCTAATGATAAAAATGCTGAGCAAGAGGCTGATGCAAATAATGAACCTGAAAATGTTACTAGCAACGAAAAAGCAGCAGATGAAACTTCTAAAGGGGAAATAAAGGTTAAAGATGAGGTGAATGAGTTCAAGGTTGATGTTCAACGCAATGAAGACAAGGAAGGCAAGGCTGATACAAGTAAGAAAGAAACCCCTGCTGTTAAGGAGGTTGTTGTGGACAAAGAATTGTTGCAGGTACTTGTTTTTTCTTGTACACTGTGTTTCTGTTGGTTATTTGCTTCTCTATGGTCATCTATACATCTACTGCATTATTTGCCATAATTTGGTTTCGATGAAATAATgctttgatttatttttaatgacagGCTTTTCGATTTTTTGATCGAAACCGTGTTGGCTACATTAGGGTAATGATctgtcttttatttattttagtttattttcatcCGTCATGACTgatgaaaaatatgtttatttccAGGTTGAAGATATGAGAATAATAATCCACAATCTGGGGATGTTCCTTTCTCACAGGGATGTGAAGGTGTGTGAATATTTCTGAACTTTGtgcaacttattttttatttttctgcctCTTGTGTTCTCTATGACTGTCATTTTAATGTTTTCTATTATAACAGGAGCTTGTACAGAGTGCATTATTGGAGAGCAACACCGGGAGGGACGATCGAATACTTTATATCAAGTTGGTGCGGATGAATGACATTTGATTCACCCTAGTTTTTGCTTTTGTAATTACAGTTTGACATTTATTGTTTTTGCTTGCTT
It contains:
- the LOC101507145 gene encoding protein SHORT ROOT IN SALT MEDIUM 1 isoform X2, with amino-acid sequence MYSSRGSGAYGQSYTGQSAYGQNLSANYSGASVGAHDAAPHSAASRHSGILGGSQDADAYRAHASVAQYGGQYSSVYGSSALSTAQQAPSLSAKGAGSSALDARGGYSLGVSDSPKFASGDYVSSSSHGYGHKSDQLYGDKSLDYSGLDRRQYGERQSGYLGRDLASDTTGRYATDAVGYSHQHQASLLRQEQLLKSQSLQAASLDGGTRQTDYLAARAAASRHPTQDLMSYGGRIDSDPHASSMLSATSYSGQHAPSILGAAPRRNVDDLLYSQNVSNPGYGVSLPPGRDYASGKGLHGSAMDLDYSGNLLSHDRKDDRASYLREFELREEERRRDRLRDRDRDREREKERERLRERERDREKEREKERLLERREKERERERKRALEVRLERTPVRSSKDPRGTSKDPRGSSLTKEGKSSRRDSPHRVALHRHHSPVKEKRREYVCKVYPSCLVSIERDYLSIDKRYTRLFIPPEFSKAVVNWPKENLKLSIHTPVSFEHDFVEESVKDSSGKLLTGQPSISEQGNTVWNAKVVLMNGLSRGALEELSSDKLFDDRIPHICNFLRFAVLKKDHSFMAVGGPWEPADGGDPSNEDNSLIRTALRYTKDIIQLDLQKCQHWNRFLEIHYDRIGKDGFFSHKEITVLYVPDLSDCLPSLDEWRHQWLAHKKAVAEREHQIALKKEKSRAIKESNDKKKDSAASGKSNVKKKEKDSNTVKEENEKKAGVSNNTIAKKDASDLSVGKSAEKKTGETTPGQTKGSVKSVKKKVIKKVVKQKVVNKTNDTAKKQSDKPGEKDVADKVAASDVAAEEVKSSVDPTGTQTSGKDLVSEHVPAGKTDGAEGNAKEINSFEDKPLDKPDPAVNTTTNDATVKVIKKKKIIKRVPKKKVVGEASKSVVSEPKNEVGVVTPQAQDGTNSTGKPIADADTIVTEGKKPAKVVPKRKLKTPMSGEKDDPIDSNKRDVKSDKTEEDNAEAAHAKDGTQSSGKKSTGADTKIVSVAKKTVKLVPKKKLKVPTSEKQEGAGDSNKNEMKSDQDDKKDDKGNGEKSGSKIVKQKASEKDTQAVKGKLKVGDKSKDQKVTREKDGKVDPKGKSSKEVKEKRKPDEPPRHPGFVIQTKGTKDSKIRSLSLSLDSLLDYTEKDVEESTLELSLFAESFYEMLQFQMGSRILTFLQKLRTKFVMKRAQRKRQREEGPDKDNANKSPIKRQKGDDSSVKSEPNLDTSNPTQADNEKTVAENDNSSNKEEDVKMENASDMEEDPEEDPEEYEEMENCSPQHDSSNDKNAEQEADANNEPENVTSNEKAADETSKGEIKVKDEVNEFKVDVQRNEDKEGKADTSKKETPAVKEVVVDKELLQAFRFFDRNRVGYIRVEDMRIIIHNLGMFLSHRDVKELVQSALLESNTGRDDRILYIKLVRMNDI
- the LOC101507145 gene encoding protein SHORT ROOT IN SALT MEDIUM 1 isoform X1, with the protein product MYSSRGSGAYGQSYTGQSAYGQNLSANYSGASVGAHDAAPHSAASRHSGILGGSQDADAYRAHASVAQYGGQYSSVYGSSALSTAQQAPSLSAKGAGSSALDARGGYSLGVSDSPKFASGDYVSSSSHGYGHKSDQLYGDKSLDYSGLDRRQYGERQSGYLGRDLASDTTGRYATDAVGYSHQHQQPEIYDRIDQASLLRQEQLLKSQSLQAASLDGGTRQTDYLAARAAASRHPTQDLMSYGGRIDSDPHASSMLSATSYSGQHAPSILGAAPRRNVDDLLYSQNVSNPGYGVSLPPGRDYASGKGLHGSAMDLDYSGNLLSHDRKDDRASYLREFELREEERRRDRLRDRDRDREREKERERLRERERDREKEREKERLLERREKERERERKRALEVRLERTPVRSSKDPRGTSKDPRGSSLTKEGKSSRRDSPHRVALHRHHSPVKEKRREYVCKVYPSCLVSIERDYLSIDKRYTRLFIPPEFSKAVVNWPKENLKLSIHTPVSFEHDFVEESVKDSSGKLLTGQPSISEQGNTVWNAKVVLMNGLSRGALEELSSDKLFDDRIPHICNFLRFAVLKKDHSFMAVGGPWEPADGGDPSNEDNSLIRTALRYTKDIIQLDLQKCQHWNRFLEIHYDRIGKDGFFSHKEITVLYVPDLSDCLPSLDEWRHQWLAHKKAVAEREHQIALKKEKSRAIKESNDKKKDSAASGKSNVKKKEKDSNTVKEENEKKAGVSNNTIAKKDASDLSVGKSAEKKTGETTPGQTKGSVKSVKKKVIKKVVKQKVVNKTNDTAKKQSDKPGEKDVADKVAASDVAAEEVKSSVDPTGTQTSGKDLVSEHVPAGKTDGAEGNAKEINSFEDKPLDKPDPAVNTTTNDATVKVIKKKKIIKRVPKKKVVGEASKSVVSEPKNEVGVVTPQAQDGTNSTGKPIADADTIVTEGKKPAKVVPKRKLKTPMSGEKDDPIDSNKRDVKSDKTEEDNAEAAHAKDGTQSSGKKSTGADTKIVSVAKKTVKLVPKKKLKVPTSEKQEGAGDSNKNEMKSDQDDKKDDKGNGEKSGSKIVKQKASEKDTQAVKGKLKVGDKSKDQKVTREKDGKVDPKGKSSKEVKEKRKPDEPPRHPGFVIQTKGTKDSKIRSLSLSLDSLLDYTEKDVEESTLELSLFAESFYEMLQFQMGSRILTFLQKLRTKFVMKRAQRKRQREEGPDKDNANKSPIKRQKGDDSSVKSEPNLDTSNPTQADNEKTVAENDNSSNKEEDVKMENASDMEEDPEEDPEEYEEMENCSPQHDSSNDKNAEQEADANNEPENVTSNEKAADETSKGEIKVKDEVNEFKVDVQRNEDKEGKADTSKKETPAVKEVVVDKELLQAFRFFDRNRVGYIRVEDMRIIIHNLGMFLSHRDVKELVQSALLESNTGRDDRILYIKLVRMNDI